In one window of Macadamia integrifolia cultivar HAES 741 chromosome 2, SCU_Mint_v3, whole genome shotgun sequence DNA:
- the LOC122057071 gene encoding protein FAF-like, chloroplastic → MAACGSLQPIFEKPLPENPTLIESLSQWNLHQMKTRNPLDLSSFNEIFGELHFQEKNKNPNSDPSSPLIEDKGGNANDEKENDNDDEGNLSLSSSIWSSSLDNHNQFEGFCCKNSESLQLCTEGLGSESADDVEDSDPNNANCNRVIFYDSNKREDEKEAASITEHSLVDSNSTNPLLPCLESYSGSRRFIPRTTASSGASSFPPPISCIGRGGKPWVYFRSYRHDGRFVLKEMRIPTHEFLSACREDGRLRLQFVQPDEEIPEEEEEEEEEEEEEERRRKN, encoded by the exons ATGGCTGCCTGTGGTAGCCTTCAACCCATATTCGAGAAGCCGTTACCGGAGAATCCAACGCTAATAGAGTCGTTGTCGCAATGGAATCTACATCAGATGAAAACCAGAAATCCTCTCGACCTATCCTCCTTCAATGAGATCTTCGGAGAACTTCATTTCCAGGAGAagaacaaaaaccctaattccgaTCCTTCTTCACCCCTGATTGAAGATAAAGGGGGAAATGCAAATGATGAGAAGGAGAATGACAACGACGACGAGGGAAAtttatcattatcatcatcgATTTGGTCTTCATCGTTGGACAACCACAACCAATTCGAAGGCTTCTGTTGCAAGAATTCGGAAAGCCTGCAACTCTGTACCGAAGGCCTCGGATCTGAGAGTGCCGATGATGTCGAGGACTCTGATCCCAATAACGCCAACTGCAATAGGGTCATTTTTTATGATAGCAACAAACGAGAGGACGAGAAGGAGGCAGCGAGTATTACGGAGCATTCCTTGGTGGACAGTAACAGTACCAACCCCCTCCTCCCCTGCTTAGAGTCTTACTCTGGCAGCAGGAGATTCATCCCCAGGACCACCGCTAGTTCAGGGGCTTCCTCCTTCCCACCACCAATTTCTTGTATAGGGAGGGGTGGGAAACCTTGGGTTTACTTCAGATCCTATCGACATGATGGGAGGTTCGTCCTTAAGGAGATGAGGATCCCTACCCATGAGTTCCTTAGTGCTTGTCGAGAAGACGGACGTCTCAGGCTTCAATTTGTTCAGCCCGACGAAGAAATccctgaagaagaagaagaagaagaagaagaagaa gaagaagaagaaagaagaaggaaaaattga